One Streptomyces sp. NBC_00102 DNA segment encodes these proteins:
- a CDS encoding nitrite/sulfite reductase, with product MAATPEQPATTTPRRKAGRHRGEGQWAMGHYTPLNGNEQFKKDDDALNVRARIENIYSKRGFDSIDPNDLRGRMRWWGLYTQRKPGIDGGKTAVLEPEELDDRFFMLRVRIDGGRLTSAQLRAIGEISQQYARGTADITDRQNIQLHWIAIEDVPAIWEKLEAVGLSTTEACGDCPRVIIGSPVAGIAADEIIDGTPAVDEIHERYIGSKEFSNLPRKFKTAISGSPVQDVVHEINDIAFVGVEHPEHGAGFDVWVGGGLSTNPRFAERLGAWVPLDEVPDVWAGVVGIFRDYGYRRLRTRARLKFLMADWGPAKFRQVLEDEYLKRPLLDGPAPAQPTSRWRDHIGVHEQNDGNFYVGFAPRVGRVDGATLTKIADLAAAHGSDRLRTTVEQKMIVLDVAPDQVESLVEGLEALDFQVRPSSFRRGTMACTGIEFCKLAIVETKARGASLIDELERRLPEFDEPLTININGCPNACARIQTADIGLKGQLMLDGEGNQVEGYQVHLGGALGLEAGFGRKVRGLKVTSAELPDYVERVLGRYQEEREEGERFATWAARATAESLS from the coding sequence ATGGCCGCTACCCCTGAACAGCCTGCGACCACCACGCCTCGCCGCAAAGCCGGACGCCACCGCGGCGAGGGCCAGTGGGCGATGGGGCATTACACCCCTCTCAACGGGAACGAGCAGTTCAAGAAGGACGACGACGCTCTCAATGTGCGGGCACGCATCGAGAACATCTACTCCAAGCGCGGTTTCGACTCGATCGACCCGAACGACCTTCGTGGACGCATGCGTTGGTGGGGTCTGTACACCCAGCGCAAGCCCGGTATCGACGGCGGCAAGACCGCGGTGCTGGAGCCGGAGGAGCTGGACGACCGCTTCTTCATGCTCCGCGTACGCATCGACGGCGGCCGGCTGACCTCCGCCCAGCTGCGGGCGATCGGTGAGATCTCCCAGCAGTACGCCCGCGGCACCGCGGACATCACGGACCGTCAGAACATTCAGCTGCACTGGATCGCCATCGAGGACGTCCCGGCGATCTGGGAGAAGCTGGAGGCCGTCGGGCTCTCCACCACCGAGGCCTGCGGCGACTGCCCCCGCGTGATCATCGGTTCTCCGGTGGCGGGCATCGCGGCCGACGAGATCATCGACGGCACGCCGGCGGTGGACGAGATCCACGAGCGGTACATCGGCAGCAAGGAATTCTCCAACCTGCCGCGTAAGTTCAAGACCGCGATCTCCGGTTCGCCGGTGCAGGACGTGGTCCACGAGATCAACGACATCGCTTTCGTCGGTGTCGAACACCCCGAGCACGGGGCCGGGTTCGACGTCTGGGTCGGCGGCGGGCTCTCCACCAACCCGCGGTTCGCCGAACGCCTGGGCGCCTGGGTGCCGCTGGACGAGGTGCCGGACGTGTGGGCCGGGGTCGTCGGTATCTTCCGCGACTACGGCTACCGCCGACTGCGCACCCGCGCCCGGCTGAAGTTCCTGATGGCCGACTGGGGCCCCGCCAAGTTCCGTCAGGTGCTGGAGGACGAGTACCTCAAGCGTCCACTGCTCGACGGTCCCGCCCCGGCGCAGCCCACCTCCCGGTGGCGCGACCACATCGGCGTGCACGAGCAGAACGACGGGAACTTCTACGTCGGCTTCGCCCCGCGCGTCGGCCGGGTGGACGGTGCCACGCTCACCAAGATCGCGGACCTCGCGGCCGCGCACGGTTCGGACCGGCTGCGCACCACCGTCGAGCAGAAGATGATCGTCCTCGACGTGGCGCCGGACCAGGTCGAGTCGCTGGTCGAGGGGCTGGAGGCGCTGGACTTCCAGGTCCGTCCCTCGTCCTTCCGGCGCGGCACGATGGCCTGCACGGGCATCGAGTTCTGCAAGCTGGCGATCGTCGAGACGAAGGCGCGCGGTGCCTCGCTCATCGACGAACTGGAGCGCCGTCTCCCGGAGTTCGACGAGCCGCTCACCATCAACATCAACGGGTGCCCCAACGCCTGTGCCCGCATCCAGACCGCGGACATCGGTCTCAAGGGTCAGTTGATGCTGGACGGCGAGGGCAACCAGGTCGAGGGCTACCAGGTGCACCTGGGCGGCGCGCTCGGCCTGGAGGCCGGGTTCGGTCGCAAGGTCCGTGGCCTGAAGGTCACTTCGGCCGAGCTGCCGGACTACGTCGAGCGGGTTCTGGGCCGTTACCAGGAGGAGCGCGAAGAGGGCGAGCGCTTCGCCACCTGGGCGGCGCGGGCCACGGCGGAGTCGCTGTCATGA
- a CDS encoding putative leader peptide, with protein MSGTGIALVSRRHVDLCRMSSAICPAG; from the coding sequence ATGTCTGGAACTGGAATTGCTTTGGTGAGTCGACGCCACGTCGACCTCTGCCGCATGTCCAGCGCCATCTGTCCGGCGGGCTGA
- a CDS encoding GNAT family N-acetyltransferase, with protein sequence MNNPDRPTAPTAPTPSTVDVTTWSLEQTSPTDLAPAKVPDDDVRIVRAGVPSPEFSRFLYTAVGGDVRWTDRLALTYAQWREIVDRPGAETWVAYVDGTPAGYVELDPQDDGVVEIMYFGLLPAFRGRRIGGHLLSEGTARAWDLAERWPGRPATRRVWVHTCSLDGPHALANYERRGFSLFDTKVAQEPVGATPGPWPGAHAR encoded by the coding sequence ATGAACAACCCCGATCGCCCCACGGCTCCCACCGCTCCCACGCCTTCCACCGTCGACGTGACCACCTGGTCGCTGGAGCAGACCTCTCCCACCGATCTCGCGCCGGCGAAGGTCCCGGACGACGACGTACGGATCGTCCGCGCCGGGGTGCCGTCGCCGGAGTTCAGCCGTTTCCTCTACACGGCGGTCGGCGGGGACGTCCGGTGGACGGACCGGCTCGCGCTGACGTACGCGCAGTGGCGGGAGATCGTGGACCGGCCGGGGGCCGAGACGTGGGTGGCGTACGTCGACGGGACGCCGGCCGGGTACGTCGAGCTGGACCCGCAGGACGACGGCGTCGTGGAGATCATGTACTTCGGGCTCCTGCCCGCCTTCCGGGGGCGCCGGATCGGCGGCCATCTGCTCAGTGAGGGCACCGCGCGCGCCTGGGACCTCGCCGAGCGGTGGCCCGGACGGCCGGCGACCCGGCGGGTGTGGGTGCACACCTGCTCGCTGGACGGGCCGCACGCCCTGGCCAACTACGAGCGCAGGGGATTCAGTCTCTTCGACACGAAGGTGGCCCAAGAGCCCGTCGGCGCGACGCCGGGGCCGTGGCCGGGGGCGCACGCCCGGTGA
- a CDS encoding GAF domain-containing protein — protein MRTAREARLSGRGTGAAAPRAEIDASWSRVLRSGVDPERAPEGPLMEAGELEHQRRATALGTVMPLLREGLAAFADGTRQIMVVSDAQGRVLWRQGDRSVMRRAEGILLEEGATWTEPVIGTNAIGTSLAARTPVRVHSAEHFVNALQSWTCAAAPVRDPRDGRLIGVVDISGPESTFHPATLALVDSVAKLAESEIRNRHLATIERLRSVAAPILCRIGGRALAVDTHGWLAAVTGMPPVDRLPLPKSLAPGRVWFPSLGMCRVEPLPGGWLVQVVDGASGNASDGPPRRVVLDLGRAGQPVVHVAGPVDTWTQRLSPRHAELLYALALRRQGCTASELARDIFGDGTRTVTVRAEISRMRRHLAEVLAHRPYRFREGVDVQVVHPEEPADLLPHSTAPVVVRARASAGSA, from the coding sequence CTGCGCACGGCCCGTGAGGCCCGGCTGTCGGGCCGGGGCACGGGTGCGGCCGCGCCCCGGGCGGAGATCGACGCCTCCTGGTCCCGGGTGCTGCGCAGCGGGGTGGACCCGGAACGGGCGCCCGAAGGGCCGCTGATGGAGGCCGGGGAACTGGAGCACCAGCGGCGTGCCACGGCGCTCGGCACGGTCATGCCGCTGCTGCGCGAGGGGCTGGCCGCGTTCGCTGACGGTACCCGGCAGATCATGGTGGTCAGCGACGCGCAGGGGCGGGTGCTGTGGCGGCAGGGCGACCGTTCCGTGATGCGGCGGGCGGAGGGCATCCTGCTGGAGGAGGGCGCCACGTGGACCGAGCCGGTGATAGGGACCAACGCGATCGGTACGTCGCTGGCCGCGCGTACCCCCGTTCGGGTGCACTCCGCGGAGCATTTCGTGAACGCCCTGCAGAGCTGGACGTGCGCGGCGGCGCCGGTGCGCGACCCGCGTGACGGGCGGCTGATCGGTGTCGTCGACATCAGCGGTCCGGAGTCCACCTTCCACCCGGCGACGCTGGCACTGGTGGACTCGGTGGCCAAGCTCGCCGAGAGCGAGATACGCAACCGTCATCTGGCGACGATCGAACGGCTGCGGTCGGTGGCCGCGCCGATTCTCTGCCGGATCGGTGGGCGGGCCCTCGCCGTGGACACCCACGGGTGGCTGGCGGCGGTGACCGGGATGCCGCCGGTGGACCGGCTGCCGCTGCCCAAGTCGCTCGCGCCGGGCCGGGTGTGGTTCCCCTCGCTGGGGATGTGCCGGGTGGAGCCGCTGCCCGGGGGCTGGCTGGTCCAGGTGGTGGACGGGGCGTCCGGAAACGCCTCGGACGGGCCGCCGCGCCGGGTGGTGCTGGACCTGGGGCGGGCCGGGCAGCCGGTGGTGCACGTGGCGGGTCCGGTGGACACCTGGACGCAGCGGCTCTCGCCCCGGCACGCGGAACTGCTGTACGCGCTGGCCCTGCGCAGGCAGGGGTGTACGGCCTCCGAGCTGGCGCGGGACATCTTCGGCGACGGCACCCGCACGGTGACGGTACGCGCCGAGATCTCACGGATGCGCCGTCACCTCGCGGAGGTGCTGGCCCATCGCCCGTACCGCTTCCGCGAGGGGGTGGACGTGCAGGTGGTGCACCCGGAGGAGCCGGCCGATCTGCTGCCGCACTCGACCGCGCCGGTGGTGGTACGGGCCAGGGCGTCGGCGGGGAGCGCCTGA
- a CDS encoding acyl-CoA dehydrogenase family protein, whose protein sequence is MAATTHTVTNQVPPLVGYDVFGADRALSEAVERHLAPGILLQARQELTTLGQAAGSAQVQEWGERANENPPKLRTHDRYGHRIDEVEFHPAWHRLLGHAVTAGLTDAWGREGGHVRRAAGFLVWTQAEAGHGCPLSMTHAAVPALRTDPALAAVWEPLLTSHVYEEGLRPAAEKSGVLFGMGMTEKQGGTDVRSNTTRAEPLAAEGEYLLTGHKWFCSAPMSDGFLVLAQAPGGLTCFLVPRVLPDATRNVFAIQRLKDKLGNKSNASGEVEFDGTWARRVGEEGRGVRTIIEMVAATRLDCVVGSAALMRQAVAQAIHHSTYRSAFGGLLIEKPLMRNVLADLALESEAATVLGMRLAAAYDADTEEERAFLRLAVPAAKYWVTKRCTAVVGEALECLGGNGYVEESGMPRLLREAPLNSIWEGSGNVQALDVLRALQREPRALDALLREVGKARGADHRLDAAIKDLLTELADLDGVEARARRIVERMALVLQGSLLVRWAPPEVADAFCASRLGGDWGSAFGTLPHTLDLASVVARARPVVDTR, encoded by the coding sequence ATGGCAGCCACCACCCACACAGTGACCAATCAGGTACCGCCGCTGGTCGGCTACGACGTCTTCGGCGCCGACCGCGCCCTGTCCGAAGCGGTGGAACGACATCTGGCGCCCGGAATCCTGCTCCAGGCACGGCAGGAGCTGACCACGCTCGGACAGGCGGCCGGATCGGCCCAGGTTCAGGAGTGGGGAGAGCGGGCGAACGAGAATCCACCGAAACTGCGCACTCACGACCGGTACGGACACCGGATCGACGAGGTCGAATTTCACCCGGCCTGGCACCGGCTGCTGGGACACGCGGTGACCGCCGGGCTCACCGACGCCTGGGGCAGGGAGGGCGGTCACGTGCGGCGGGCGGCGGGCTTCCTGGTCTGGACGCAGGCCGAGGCGGGGCACGGCTGCCCGCTGTCGATGACGCACGCGGCGGTGCCCGCGCTCCGTACCGACCCGGCGCTCGCCGCCGTGTGGGAGCCGCTGCTGACCTCGCACGTGTACGAGGAGGGGCTGCGGCCCGCCGCGGAGAAGTCCGGGGTCCTCTTCGGCATGGGGATGACCGAGAAGCAGGGCGGCACCGACGTCCGCTCCAACACCACCCGGGCGGAGCCGCTGGCCGCGGAGGGCGAGTACCTGCTCACCGGGCACAAGTGGTTCTGCTCCGCGCCGATGTCGGACGGCTTCCTGGTACTGGCCCAGGCGCCGGGCGGTCTGACCTGCTTCCTGGTGCCCCGGGTACTGCCGGACGCCACCCGGAACGTGTTCGCGATCCAGCGGCTCAAGGACAAGCTGGGGAACAAGTCCAACGCGTCGGGCGAGGTGGAGTTCGACGGGACGTGGGCCCGCCGGGTCGGCGAGGAGGGCCGGGGGGTGCGCACCATCATCGAGATGGTCGCGGCGACCCGCCTGGACTGCGTGGTCGGCTCCGCCGCGCTGATGCGGCAGGCGGTGGCGCAGGCGATCCATCACAGCACCTACCGGAGCGCGTTCGGCGGGCTGCTGATCGAGAAGCCGCTGATGCGCAACGTGCTGGCCGACCTCGCGTTGGAGTCGGAGGCGGCGACGGTGCTGGGGATGCGGCTGGCCGCCGCGTACGACGCGGACACCGAGGAGGAGCGGGCGTTCCTGCGGCTCGCGGTGCCTGCCGCGAAGTACTGGGTGACCAAGCGGTGCACCGCGGTGGTGGGCGAGGCGTTGGAGTGCCTGGGCGGCAACGGGTACGTCGAGGAGTCCGGGATGCCCCGGCTGTTGCGGGAGGCGCCGCTCAACTCCATCTGGGAGGGCTCCGGCAATGTGCAGGCCCTCGACGTGCTGCGCGCCCTCCAGCGGGAGCCGAGGGCGCTGGACGCGCTGCTGCGGGAGGTCGGCAAGGCGCGGGGTGCCGATCACCGGCTGGACGCGGCGATCAAGGATCTGCTGACGGAACTGGCCGATCTGGACGGCGTGGAGGCGCGGGCCCGGCGGATCGTCGAGCGGATGGCGCTGGTGCTCCAGGGTTCGCTGCTGGTGCGCTGGGCGCCGCCGGAGGTGGCCGACGCGTTCTGCGCCTCGCGGCTGGGCGGTGACTGGGGTTCGGCGTTCGGGACGCTGCCGCACACCCTCGACCTGGCGTCGGTCGTCGCCCGGGCCCGGCCGGTCGTGGACACCCGCTGA
- a CDS encoding YihY/virulence factor BrkB family protein → MQAANETPERRSSRLHRARVLYRNVSKRQMAWHLLKDTVNSCMEYRILGLAAEAAFFTLLSLPPLLLGLIGLLGYVDDWTSTTTVASIERNILDAAQTVLSERGVNDFAKPLLDDITNGARPDVISIGFAIALWSGSRAVNVFVETITVMYGLDGQRGIVKTRLLAFLLYVVALLLGAVVLPLLVAGPDRVVELVPWGTELLAVMYWPLGILLTIAFLTTLYHVSVPVRSPWMEDVPGALVALGMWVIGSFVLRFYLTSTVEGPTIYGSLAAPIAVLLWIGVSAFAVLVGAAVNAAIDRVWPSLATAAAREANDLARAAQAAEFVARTRPSAWAMYADDEDGPDEGGDMPSEYPERWSRFLPPDDLKSRLHAAWDKEPRESKEQKAHRTDKETQEHTDPVHGSADDTVHGSARRPGPPR, encoded by the coding sequence GTGCAGGCAGCAAATGAAACACCCGAGCGGAGATCGAGCCGGCTCCACCGTGCCCGAGTTCTCTACCGCAATGTCTCCAAGCGGCAGATGGCGTGGCATCTGCTCAAGGACACCGTCAACTCGTGCATGGAGTACCGCATTCTCGGGCTCGCGGCCGAGGCGGCGTTCTTCACCCTGCTGTCCCTGCCGCCCCTGCTGCTCGGCCTGATCGGCCTCCTCGGATACGTCGACGACTGGACCTCCACCACCACGGTGGCCTCCATCGAGCGGAACATCCTCGACGCCGCGCAGACCGTCCTCTCCGAGCGCGGTGTCAACGACTTCGCCAAGCCGCTCCTGGACGACATCACCAACGGGGCCCGCCCCGACGTCATCTCCATCGGCTTCGCCATCGCCCTGTGGTCGGGCTCCCGCGCGGTGAACGTCTTCGTCGAGACCATCACCGTCATGTACGGACTCGACGGCCAGCGCGGCATCGTCAAGACCCGTCTGCTCGCCTTCCTGCTGTACGTCGTCGCCCTCCTCCTGGGCGCGGTGGTGCTGCCGCTGCTGGTGGCGGGCCCGGACCGGGTGGTCGAACTGGTCCCCTGGGGCACCGAGCTCCTCGCCGTCATGTACTGGCCCCTGGGCATCCTGCTGACCATCGCCTTCCTGACCACCCTCTACCACGTGTCCGTCCCCGTGCGGTCGCCGTGGATGGAGGACGTCCCGGGAGCCCTGGTGGCCCTGGGCATGTGGGTGATCGGCAGCTTCGTCCTGCGGTTCTACCTGACCAGCACCGTCGAGGGCCCGACGATCTACGGCTCGCTCGCCGCCCCCATCGCCGTACTCCTGTGGATCGGCGTCTCCGCCTTCGCCGTGCTCGTCGGGGCCGCCGTGAACGCCGCCATCGACCGGGTGTGGCCCTCCCTGGCCACGGCCGCGGCACGCGAGGCCAACGACCTCGCCCGGGCCGCGCAGGCCGCCGAATTCGTGGCCCGGACCCGGCCCTCGGCCTGGGCGATGTACGCCGACGACGAGGACGGCCCCGACGAGGGCGGCGACATGCCCTCCGAGTACCCGGAACGCTGGTCCCGCTTCCTGCCCCCGGACGACCTGAAGTCCCGGCTCCACGCGGCCTGGGACAAGGAGCCGAGGGAGTCCAAGGAGCAGAAGGCGCACCGCACCGACAAGGAGACCCAGGAGCACACGGACCCCGTCCACGGCTCGGCCGACGACACGGTCCACGGCTCCGCCCGGCGGCCGGGGCCGCCGCGGTAG
- a CDS encoding LysR substrate-binding domain-containing protein — translation MELRHLMGFVAVAEELHFGHAARRLRMAQPPLSRQIRRLEKELGVQLFERSTRSVRLTSAGESFLEPVREILAGLDTAVEVARAAGRGEYGKVTVGFAGASSHETLPRLTRAVRAAHPGLELVMTGQTYADVALARVADGSLDLGFVRLPVSRPGVAHRVIGEEEIICALPSDHPLAGLPAVPLGALADEPFVSFPADAGSTVRDAMEQTCAAHGFTPRVVQEAPDSYTIMALVAAGVGVTLTVSSCGHIQQNGLVHRPLAGPPVRRHTALAWREDNPSAALRAVLAVAADALPTPPVRQTTTD, via the coding sequence GTGGAACTGCGCCATCTGATGGGCTTCGTCGCGGTGGCGGAGGAACTGCACTTCGGCCACGCCGCCCGACGGCTCCGGATGGCCCAGCCGCCCCTCAGCCGGCAGATCCGCCGCCTGGAGAAGGAACTCGGCGTCCAGCTCTTCGAGCGCAGTACCCGCTCCGTACGCCTGACCAGCGCGGGGGAGTCCTTCCTCGAACCCGTGCGCGAGATCCTGGCCGGACTCGACACCGCCGTGGAAGTCGCCCGCGCGGCCGGGCGAGGCGAGTACGGCAAGGTCACCGTCGGCTTCGCCGGGGCCTCCTCCCACGAGACCCTGCCCAGACTCACCCGCGCCGTCCGGGCCGCCCACCCCGGCCTCGAACTCGTCATGACCGGCCAGACCTACGCCGACGTGGCCCTGGCCCGGGTCGCCGACGGCTCGCTCGACCTCGGGTTCGTACGGCTGCCGGTGAGCAGACCGGGCGTCGCCCACCGGGTGATCGGCGAGGAGGAAATCATCTGCGCACTCCCCTCCGACCACCCGCTCGCGGGTCTGCCCGCCGTGCCGCTCGGCGCACTCGCCGACGAACCCTTCGTCTCCTTCCCGGCCGACGCCGGCTCCACCGTCCGCGACGCGATGGAACAGACCTGCGCGGCCCACGGGTTCACCCCGCGCGTGGTCCAGGAGGCCCCCGACTCGTACACGATCATGGCGCTGGTCGCGGCCGGAGTGGGCGTGACCCTGACCGTCAGCTCCTGCGGCCACATCCAGCAGAACGGACTCGTCCACCGCCCCCTCGCCGGTCCGCCCGTACGCCGGCACACCGCACTCGCCTGGCGGGAGGACAACCCCTCGGCCGCCCTGCGTGCGGTGCTCGCCGTGGCCGCCGACGCGCTGCCCACTCCGCCCGTGCGGCAGACCACGACCGATTGA
- a CDS encoding acetyl-CoA C-acetyltransferase, which yields MTDPLDIVVCEPLRTPIGRFGGSFAQSTPAALAARVISELVARTGIDPERIDEVILGHSYPTSEAPAVGRVAALDAGLPVTVTGTQIDRRCGSGLQAVLDAAMQIRSGFSEVVIAGGVDVMSAAPYYTHDGRWGIKGPGLQLHDSLARGRATAGGLHHPVQGGMIETAENLRRTYGISREDQDALALRSQQRAARAAAEGRYDAETVPVTVRTRKGEHTVTADEHPRPDTTAEQLAALRPVMGKSDPGATVTAGNASGQNDAAAACLVTSAAGAERLGLTPLVRLVSFARAGVPVQTMGIGPVPATRTALERAGLTLADLDLIEINEAFAAQVLACTRELGLGEKDHEQRINVNGSGISLGHPVGATGARLLATLSREMHRSGARYGLETMCIGGGQGLAAIFERVEV from the coding sequence GTGACCGACCCGCTCGACATCGTCGTCTGCGAACCGCTGCGCACCCCGATCGGCCGGTTCGGCGGCTCCTTCGCACAGTCGACCCCCGCCGCGCTCGCCGCGCGCGTCATCTCCGAACTCGTCGCGCGTACCGGCATCGACCCGGAGCGGATCGACGAAGTCATCCTCGGCCACTCCTACCCGACCTCCGAGGCACCCGCCGTCGGCCGGGTCGCCGCGCTCGACGCGGGGCTGCCCGTCACCGTCACGGGCACGCAGATCGACCGGCGCTGCGGTTCGGGCCTCCAGGCCGTCCTCGACGCGGCGATGCAGATCCGCTCCGGCTTCAGCGAGGTCGTGATCGCGGGCGGAGTCGACGTCATGAGCGCCGCCCCCTACTACACGCACGACGGCCGTTGGGGCATCAAGGGCCCCGGCCTCCAGCTCCACGACTCCCTCGCACGCGGCCGGGCCACCGCCGGCGGTCTCCACCACCCCGTCCAGGGCGGCATGATCGAGACGGCGGAGAACCTGCGCCGGACGTACGGAATCAGCCGCGAGGACCAGGACGCGCTCGCCCTGCGCTCCCAGCAGCGTGCCGCCCGGGCCGCAGCGGAGGGCCGCTACGACGCGGAGACCGTCCCCGTCACCGTCCGGACCCGAAAGGGCGAGCACACCGTCACCGCCGACGAGCACCCCCGACCCGACACCACGGCCGAGCAACTGGCCGCACTGCGACCGGTTATGGGGAAGTCCGACCCCGGGGCGACGGTCACCGCGGGCAACGCCAGCGGCCAGAACGACGCGGCCGCCGCCTGCCTGGTCACCAGCGCCGCCGGCGCCGAACGCCTGGGCCTGACCCCGCTGGTGCGGCTGGTCTCCTTCGCACGTGCCGGTGTTCCCGTCCAGACCATGGGAATCGGCCCGGTCCCCGCCACCCGGACGGCGCTGGAGCGCGCAGGGCTCACGCTCGCCGACCTCGACCTGATCGAGATCAACGAGGCGTTCGCCGCCCAGGTCCTCGCCTGCACCCGCGAGTTGGGCCTCGGCGAGAAGGACCACGAGCAGCGGATCAACGTCAACGGCTCCGGGATCTCCCTCGGCCACCCCGTCGGCGCCACCGGCGCCCGCCTGCTCGCCACCCTCAGCCGGGAGATGCATCGCAGCGGCGCGCGCTACGGCCTGGAGACCATGTGCATCGGCGGCGGCCAGGGGCTCGCCGCGATCTTCGAGCGGGTGGAGGTCTGA
- a CDS encoding chaplin: MRQVLKKSTLLIAAASGLLSVAGGQAYADADATGAAVASPGVASGNVAQVPVHVPVNLCGNTVNVIALLNPAFGNTCANASTPATPPVQPPVVEPPVDVPPIDEPPVDEPPVDVPPIDVPPIDIPPIDVPPIDIPPIDVPPIDVPPIDVPPVDVPPVDVPPVDVPPVDVPPIEIPPAELPPSDTPVAPAPPELAETGAAETGLAAGTSAAMLLGGVLLMRRARDARN, from the coding sequence ATGCGACAGGTTCTGAAGAAAAGCACGTTGCTCATCGCCGCCGCCTCGGGGCTCCTCTCCGTTGCCGGTGGGCAGGCGTACGCGGACGCCGACGCCACCGGTGCGGCAGTCGCCTCCCCGGGTGTGGCCTCCGGAAACGTGGCCCAGGTCCCGGTCCACGTCCCGGTCAATCTGTGCGGCAACACGGTGAACGTCATCGCGCTGCTCAACCCGGCGTTCGGCAACACCTGCGCCAACGCGAGCACCCCCGCCACGCCGCCGGTCCAGCCTCCGGTGGTCGAGCCTCCGGTGGACGTCCCCCCGATCGACGAACCCCCGGTCGACGAACCGCCGGTCGACGTCCCCCCGATCGATGTGCCGCCGATCGACATCCCGCCCATCGACGTCCCGCCGATCGACATCCCGCCGATCGACGTCCCGCCCATCGACGTCCCGCCGATCGATGTGCCGCCCGTCGACGTCCCGCCGGTCGATGTGCCGCCGGTCGATGTGCCGCCGGTCGATGTGCCGCCGATCGAGATCCCGCCCGCCGAGCTCCCGCCGTCGGACACGCCCGTGGCGCCGGCTCCGCCGGAGCTGGCCGAGACCGGTGCGGCCGAGACCGGCCTGGCCGCGGGCACGAGCGCCGCGATGCTGCTCGGCGGGGTGCTGCTGATGCGCCGCGCCCGGGACGCGCGCAACTGA
- a CDS encoding rodlin: protein MIKKVLATGAVAASILGLGATQAMAIGNDGGTTSVNGNGARQSYGNAETNGDWSPQFGLVQGSLNKPCVGLPLKANLGSLIGAIPISVQDVNVLSSPQNQQCTENSTQAKGDEALSHILDDIPILSGNGAGNN from the coding sequence GTGATCAAGAAGGTTCTGGCGACGGGTGCTGTCGCCGCATCCATCCTCGGTCTCGGGGCCACGCAGGCCATGGCCATCGGCAACGACGGCGGCACGACCTCGGTCAACGGCAACGGTGCCCGGCAGTCCTACGGCAACGCCGAGACGAACGGTGACTGGAGCCCGCAGTTCGGTCTGGTCCAGGGGTCGCTGAACAAGCCCTGTGTCGGCCTGCCGCTCAAGGCCAACCTCGGTTCGCTCATCGGAGCCATCCCGATCTCGGTCCAGGACGTCAACGTGCTGTCCTCGCCGCAGAACCAGCAGTGCACCGAGAACTCCACCCAGGCGAAGGGCGACGAGGCGCTGTCGCACATCCTGGACGACATCCCGATCCTCTCCGGCAACGGCGCCGGCAACAACTGA
- a CDS encoding chaplin, which translates to MALGAAAPAMADAGAEGVAAGSPGVLSGNVIQVPVHIPINLCGNTINVIGLLNPAFGNTCVNA; encoded by the coding sequence ATGGCGCTGGGTGCCGCTGCCCCCGCCATGGCCGACGCCGGTGCCGAGGGCGTCGCCGCCGGTTCCCCCGGCGTTCTCTCCGGGAACGTCATCCAGGTCCCGGTCCACATTCCGATCAACCTCTGCGGCAACACGATCAACGTGATCGGCCTGCTGAACCCGGCCTTCGGCAACACCTGCGTCAACGCCTGA
- a CDS encoding rodlin, protein MFKKIMASAAVAASVVGVSAAFAPSAMAIGNDGGTTSVNGNGAVQSYGNSATHGDWSPQFALIQGSLNKPCIALPAKANLGSLIGLVPITVQDINVLSSPQNQQCTENSTQAKGDEALSHILDGLPILSGNGTGNS, encoded by the coding sequence ATGTTCAAGAAGATTATGGCCTCCGCCGCCGTCGCGGCCTCCGTCGTCGGCGTCTCCGCCGCCTTCGCGCCCTCCGCGATGGCCATCGGAAACGACGGTGGCACCACGTCCGTCAACGGCAACGGCGCCGTGCAGTCCTACGGCAACTCCGCCACCCACGGTGACTGGAGCCCGCAGTTCGCCCTCATCCAGGGGTCGCTGAACAAGCCGTGCATCGCCCTGCCGGCCAAGGCCAACCTCGGTTCGCTCATCGGTCTGGTCCCGATCACGGTCCAGGACATCAACGTGCTGTCCTCGCCGCAGAACCAGCAGTGCACCGAGAACTCCACCCAGGCGAAGGGCGACGAGGCGCTGTCGCACATCCTGGACGGTCTGCCGATCCTCTCGGGCAACGGCACCGGCAACAGCTGA